The region TAGTCGTTAATAGTTTGAAGGTCATAGCAAAGGCTGGTTTGCCGTCAAGACGCCTAATCAAGTCTGCGCCTGCAAGAATATTGCTCCATTGGTCATCGCCACCGAGTTGTAACGAACAACCATAGTTACGGTTGAGCATTAAAAAGTCATACGCCTGCATAAGCATATAGTTAAATTCTAAGAAAGATAGCCCTTTTTCCATACGCATTTTAAAACATTCTGCCGTAAGCATTTTATTTACGCTAAATTGCGAACCAACTTCACGCAAAAAGTCAATATAATTAAGGTTTAGCAACCAGTCGGCGTTATTTACTACTTTAACGTTTGGGCTAGATAAGTCAATATATTTACCCATCTGCTTTTTAAAACATTCGTTGTTATAATTGATTGTTTCTTTGGTCATAAATTTGCGCATAGCTGTCTTGCCTGATGGGTCGCCTACCATAGCAGTACCGCCACCAAGTAGAAGAATTGCTTTGTGACCGCAGTTGAGCATGTGTCTAATAGTCATCATTTGAACAAAATGCCCAATATGCAGGCTATCCGCCGTAGGGTCAAAACCAATATAAAATGTCATTTGTTCGCTACCTAACTTTTGATACAACTCATCTTCGTAAACGACTTGTTTGATAAGTCCCCTTTCTCTAAAAACATCAAGCACATTTTTCATATTATCCCTCCAAATTGTCCATTAATCTTGAACAATTATTAAATAAAATTTTTCTGGCGACTAAAACATACGCCACGCTTAGTATAATTGTAACACATATATACGCAATAATCGCCCAAAATTGAGCCGTATATACATATAAAGCTATAAACGATACGCTTACTATCAAAAAGACAACTATTATTCCAAGCCCTATTGCTAACGACCAAATCGAGGACGGGTTGTTCTTTGCCCCTTCCATAAATGTATTCCAATGTAATCTAGGCTTTAACAAATCAATGTATATTTGTAAATAACTCGAACCTAGCGTAATCAAAGCAAGTATTACAAACATA is a window of Clostridia bacterium DNA encoding:
- the tyrS gene encoding tyrosine--tRNA ligase produces the protein MKNVLDVFRERGLIKQVVYEDELYQKLGSEQMTFYIGFDPTADSLHIGHFVQMMTIRHMLNCGHKAILLLGGGTAMVGDPSGKTAMRKFMTKETINYNNECFKKQMGKYIDLSSPNVKVVNNADWLLNLNYIDFLREVGSQFSVNKMLTAECFKMRMEKGLSFLEFNYMLMQAYDFLMLNRNYGCSLQLGGDDQWSNILAGADLIRRLDGKPAFAMTFKLLTTTTGEKMGKTVSGAVWLDREKTTPYEFYQYWRNIEDEKVEDCFNILTFVDVFEIAELVKYKDERMNASKERLAYEITKIIHGEKEAELAQEQSRAAFAGNAELMPTKQIEKCQKVVDCLVACGLANSKGEAKRLIEGGGVAIEEQKIENVLQDIPFEFVEKGEFVLHKGKKIHVKVQFI